A stretch of Ipomoea triloba cultivar NCNSP0323 chromosome 11, ASM357664v1 DNA encodes these proteins:
- the LOC115996120 gene encoding protein DETOXIFICATION 16-like → MTMNPSELCEDLVESPLTENGGFTCLRRLSKKWGSETSEELKKQLQLAGPLVLVSFLKYSLQMISLMFIGHLGDLPLSAASLATSFAQVTGFSFVDGMGGALETFCGQAYGAKQHRMVGIHMQRAVIVLMILGIPFSLVWAFAGEIFVFCKQDSEISANAGTYAKWLIPSIFPYGIMQCQVTFLQTQSILKPLAITTGLTSLIHAFLCWLLVFKFGLGNKGAALCNSISYWIIVLILGLYIRFLPSCKGTWTGISKEGGKNLCSFLSLGIPSALMLCVVRWAYECLVLVAGLLPDPKLETSMMSISLCTSSVVFMIPYGLACAVRTRVSNELGAGRAKGAEVAARIGVYVAAVEGLVQCVVCIAARNVWGYLFSSDVVVVTYLASVMPVLAFSNFVDGFQVVLSGNARGCGWQKIGAVVNLGAYYLVGLPLALILAFVLNLGGKGLWIGIIGGSSIQALLFLVITIRTNWDEQAKIRICTTNISTHVSHEQVKV, encoded by the exons ATGACCATGAATCCTTCTGAGCTGTGTGAAGATCTTGTTGAATCTCCTTTGACTGAAAATGGTGGTTTTACATGTCTCAGACGCCTGTCCAAGAAATGGGGATCTGAGACAAGTGAAGAGCTAAAGAAACAATTACAGCTAGCTGGACCTCTAGTTCTTGTAAGCTTCTTGAAGTATAGTTTGCAGATGATATCTCTCATGTTTATAGGCCATCTAGGAGACCTCCCACTCTCTGCTGCTTCATTGGCCACTTCTTTTGCTCAAGTCACTGGTTTCAGCTTCGTG gATGGAATGGGAGGTGCGCTAGAGACATTCTGTGGACAAGCGTACGGAGCGAAACAACATCGGATGGTTGGAATACATATGCAGAGAGCTGTGATAGTACTAATGATACTGGGAATCCCCTTTTCACTTGTATGGGCTTTTGCTGGGGAAATCTTTGTTTTCTGCAAACAAGATTCTGAAATCTCAGCAAACGCAGGAACCTATGCTAAGTGGTTGATTCCCAGCATTTTTCCCTATGGGATCATGCAATGCCAAGTCACATTCTTGCAGACACAAAGCATCCTGAAGCCCCTGGCAATTACCACGGGGTTGACAAGCTTGATCCATGCCTTCCTGTGTTGGCTTCTGGTTTTCAAATTCGGGCTCGGGAACAAAGGCGCTGCGCTCTGCAACTCGATCTCGTACTGGATCATCGTGCTGATTTTGGGATTGTACATCAGGTTTTTGCCGTCCTGCAAGGGAACATGGACCGGGATTTCGAAAGAGGGCGGGAAGAATTTATGCAGCTTTCTGTCACTAGGTATTCCTTCAGCTCTCATGCTTTG TGTGGTGAGATGGGCATATGAGTGTCTAGTACTTGTGGCTGGTCTTCTTCCTGATCCAAAGCTTGAGACATCAATGATGTCTATAAG CTTGTGTACCTCTTCAGTGGTGTTTATGATCCCCTATGGACTTGCCTGTGCAGTGAG GACGAGGGTATCAAACGAACTTGGAGCAGGGAGGGCAAAAGGCGCAGAGGTTGCAGCTCGCATTGGTGTTTATGTTGCTGCAGTGGAGGGGTTGGTTCAGTGCGTGGTTTGCATTGCAGCCCGAAACGTATGGGGGTATTTATTCAGCAGTGATGTGGTGGTTGTCACATATTTGGCTTCCGTAATGCCGGTGCTTGCCTTCTCCAATTTCGTTGATGGCTTTCAAGTAGTGCTCTCAG GAAACGCAAGAGGATGTGGCTGGCAAAAGATTGGAGCCGTTGTGAACCTTGGAGCTTATTATCTTGTCGGACTTCCGTTAGCCCTCATCTTAGCTTTTGTACTAAACTTAGGTGGAAAG GGACTTTGGATAGGAATTATTGGAGGCAGTAGCATCCAGGCATTACTGTTTTTAGTTATTACCATACGTACAAACTGGGATGAACAG GCAAAGATCAGGATTTGTACTACCAACATCTCCACACATGTTAGTCACGAACAAGTAAAAGTCTAA